A DNA window from Aminiphilus circumscriptus DSM 16581 contains the following coding sequences:
- a CDS encoding ABC transporter ATP-binding protein: protein MAGSGRGADLRERMGRTSGGPGPAHGGTAAEMVEMRRITKRFGSFTANDAIDLAVRRGEVHALLGENGAGKTTLVNQLYGLYQPTSGEIRIRGELVRMTDPNVAISRGIGMVHQHFMLVNPFSVAENIVLGREPAKGCLGILDMRRAREEVRRLSEQYGLEVDPEAKIADISVGMQQRVEILKALYRGAELLILDEPTAVLTPQEVLFLGEILRNLTAEGRSVLLITHKLREIKAMADRCTIIRRGKRIDTVEVAAVSEGDLAEKMVGRPVSFAVAKGPFRPGEIVLAVKDLRVRCNRGLPRLKGLSLEVRAGEILGLAGVDGNGQSELVEALTGLRRVESGGVFFRGEEITNRSPREILDRGIATIPEDRQRRGLVADFSVAENLVLERVRRKPFSKRGILDRKAIRAFAEELIRRFDVRPPAAEHPAKALSGGNQQKVIIAREVSSDPELLIAAQPTRGLDVGAIEYVHRVLTAQRDRGKAVLLVSLELEEILALADRIAVICGGRITGVLDRDEAEESTLGLLMAGGRNADACAS from the coding sequence GTGGCCGGTTCCGGAAGGGGAGCGGATCTGAGGGAGAGAATGGGACGCACGTCCGGCGGGCCTGGCCCGGCGCATGGTGGGACCGCGGCGGAGATGGTGGAGATGCGGCGCATCACCAAACGCTTCGGATCCTTCACCGCCAACGACGCCATCGATCTTGCGGTGCGCCGCGGAGAGGTGCATGCTCTTCTGGGGGAGAACGGTGCGGGCAAGACCACCCTCGTGAATCAGCTCTACGGCCTGTACCAGCCCACGTCCGGAGAGATCCGCATCCGGGGCGAGCTGGTCCGCATGACCGATCCGAACGTGGCCATCTCCAGGGGGATCGGCATGGTACACCAGCACTTCATGCTCGTGAATCCCTTTTCGGTGGCGGAGAACATCGTGCTCGGAAGGGAGCCGGCGAAGGGATGTCTGGGCATTCTGGACATGCGGCGGGCCCGGGAGGAGGTGCGCCGCCTCTCGGAGCAATACGGTCTGGAGGTGGACCCGGAGGCGAAGATCGCGGACATCTCCGTGGGGATGCAGCAGCGCGTGGAGATTCTGAAGGCGCTCTACCGGGGCGCGGAACTTCTGATCCTCGACGAGCCCACGGCGGTGCTCACGCCCCAGGAGGTGCTCTTTCTCGGGGAGATCCTGCGCAATCTCACCGCCGAGGGACGGTCGGTGCTGTTGATTACCCACAAGCTCCGGGAGATCAAGGCCATGGCGGACCGCTGCACCATCATCCGCAGAGGCAAGCGGATCGATACGGTGGAGGTGGCCGCCGTGTCGGAGGGTGATCTGGCGGAGAAGATGGTGGGGCGTCCTGTGAGCTTCGCGGTGGCGAAGGGACCGTTCCGGCCCGGGGAGATCGTCCTTGCCGTGAAGGATCTTCGGGTGCGGTGCAACCGGGGACTTCCGCGCCTGAAAGGGCTCTCCCTGGAGGTGCGGGCCGGGGAGATCCTCGGGCTCGCCGGCGTGGACGGCAACGGCCAGAGCGAGCTGGTGGAGGCCCTGACGGGATTGCGGCGCGTCGAGTCGGGAGGAGTGTTCTTCCGGGGGGAGGAGATCACGAACCGTTCTCCCCGGGAGATCCTGGACAGGGGGATCGCCACGATTCCGGAGGACCGGCAGCGCCGTGGGCTCGTGGCGGACTTCTCCGTGGCGGAGAACCTGGTGCTCGAACGGGTGCGCCGGAAACCTTTCTCGAAGCGGGGCATTCTGGACCGAAAAGCCATTCGGGCCTTCGCGGAGGAGTTGATCCGGCGTTTCGACGTGCGGCCTCCTGCGGCGGAGCACCCGGCGAAAGCGCTCTCCGGGGGGAACCAGCAGAAGGTGATCATCGCCCGGGAAGTGTCGTCCGATCCGGAGCTGCTCATCGCTGCCCAGCCGACCCGGGGGCTCGACGTGGGAGCCATCGAATACGTGCACCGCGTGCTTACGGCGCAACGGGACCGGGGAAAGGCGGTGCTTTTGGTCTCTCTGGAGCTGGAGGAGATCCTCGCTCTGGCGGACCGCATTGCCGTGATCTGCGGAGGGCGCATCACGGGAGTGCTGGACCGGGACGAGGCGGAGGAGAGCACCCTGGGGCTCCTCATGGCGGGCGGGAGGAATGCGGATGCGTGCGCGTCCTGA